The following DNA comes from Actinomycetota bacterium.
TCGCGCACCACCCTCACCTCCTCCTTGCCGTTTCCCCTCAGGAAATCGGAGATGAGGGAGGGGAGCTCCTCGCCCAGGGAGACGGAGGGTTCCTCTCCCGCGGGGAAGGGCGAGCGGCTGAAGGTCAGCATGCCGGATATCCACTGGTTGCTGAGGGCGGCCTCACTCCGGATGGTGGCCAGCAGCTCCCTGCGGTCGGGATCCTCTTCTTCCTCCATGAGCTCGTCGGCGAGGCCGATGATGGCGAAGAGCGGGTTCTTGACCTCGTGGGCTATCTTGGCCGCCATCTGCCCCAGGATGGAGAGGTGGTCCTGCTGCCTCAGGCGCGACTCCATCTCCTTCACCGCGCTCACGTCCATGAAGACTATGGCGGCCCCCAGGCTGCCCCCCTTCGCGCTGTGCAGGGGGAAGGCGTTGAAGCTCACCGTCATGCGCTTCCCGCCGGGGCCCTCCACCACCATCTCGTGGCGCCGGAAGACGCGGTCCTCCTCCAGGCAGAGTCGGAGCACGGGCTGGAAGAAGGAGAGGGAGCGGAATTTTTCCCTTTCCTCCTCCAGGTCGCGGTAGTTCACGCCGATGACCTCCTTCGCGTCTATCCCCATGATCTCCGATGCCTCGCGGTTGAAGTAGATGACGTCTCCCTCGGCGTCGATGACCAGCACGCCGGCGAGCATCTCCTGGATGAAATGCTCGGTGTATTCGCGGGTGTCGGACAGCCACTCCAGGGTCTTCTGGCTTTTCTTGTAGAGGTCCACGTTGATCATGGCCACGGCGAGCTCGTGGCAGAGGCTGGAGAGCAGGGAGACCTCCTCGGGCTTGTATTCGTGCTCCTCGTAGGTGGCGGTGACCGCCAGCCCGACCACCTGTCCCTTGGCCTTCAGGGGGATGATGATCTGGGAGCGCGGGCTCCTTCCCTCCGCGTAGGTTTCCGCGGCCCTGGGGTCGACGGGGAGCTCGCTGCGTATCACCACCTGCCCGCTGAGAAACGCCCTTCCCACCGTGCCGTGACCGACGGGGATCTTCAGGCCGCGCACCGCCTTTTCCTGGAAGCCGCGGTGGGAAAGTACCTGGAGGTTCTTGCGGTCCTCGTCCGGGACCAGCACCACCCCGATGCTCGAATTGGTCAGCGTGAGCATGACTCCCAGGATGTTCGCCACCAGCTCCTCCAGCTCCAGGGTGGAGCTGACGGCGCTTACCGCGTCGGCGAGGATGCCGAAACGCAGGTTGAGGTCGGTTATCTCGTCTATGTATTCCTTGTTCTGCTCGCGGAAGCGCCACCACTCCAGGGCCAGGTAGAGAACAAGGCCCAGGAGGCAGAGCCCGAGGAACCCGCCCACGAAGAAACGGATGGGGGAACCGAGCACCACGGTCACCGCCATGATGCCCGCGGCGAGGACCGCGATCACCGCCACCAGGAGGACCATGAGGTATCCCTGGGGTTTGCGTGTTTCCTTCCGGCTCCCCTCGGAGCCCTCCTTTACCGCCCTCATGACTACCCCTTCGATTTCCACCCCTCTTTATCGGCAGAAGTGCATCCATACTTTGGGGT
Coding sequences within:
- a CDS encoding GAF domain-containing protein codes for the protein MRAVKEGSEGSRKETRKPQGYLMVLLVAVIAVLAAGIMAVTVVLGSPIRFFVGGFLGLCLLGLVLYLALEWWRFREQNKEYIDEITDLNLRFGILADAVSAVSSTLELEELVANILGVMLTLTNSSIGVVLVPDEDRKNLQVLSHRGFQEKAVRGLKIPVGHGTVGRAFLSGQVVIRSELPVDPRAAETYAEGRSPRSQIIIPLKAKGQVVGLAVTATYEEHEYKPEEVSLLSSLCHELAVAMINVDLYKKSQKTLEWLSDTREYTEHFIQEMLAGVLVIDAEGDVIYFNREASEIMGIDAKEVIGVNYRDLEEEREKFRSLSFFQPVLRLCLEEDRVFRRHEMVVEGPGGKRMTVSFNAFPLHSAKGGSLGAAIVFMDVSAVKEMESRLRQQDHLSILGQMAAKIAHEVKNPLFAIIGLADELMEEEEDPDRRELLATIRSEAALSNQWISGMLTFSRSPFPAGEEPSVSLGEELPSLISDFLRGNGKEEVRVVRDVQEGLPPVMLSRDNLRHVVVNLLENALQAMPGGGLVTVRAHDAGDGFVEMRVEDTGTGIAPEILPSIFEPFFTTKEGGTGLGLSIVQKILLDSGGDIEVISQQDTGTTFILRLPTRGAGIGKAQ